A section of the Scleropages formosus chromosome 12, fSclFor1.1, whole genome shotgun sequence genome encodes:
- the dhrs9 gene encoding dehydrogenase/reductase SDR family member 9: MFLYLLGLVAFLFLYRWYREIKRVPNMSDKYVYITGCDSGFGNLLAKHLDKQGFRVIASCFTEKGEEDLKKTCSERLSTIHLDVTQQESVEKAAAFIKAKVGEKGLWAVVNNAGVSVPSAPCDWLTIEDYKSMLDVNLSGVIAVTLSVLPLIKKARGRVVNVASVFGRISPFGGPYCISKYGVEAFNDSLRRNMAPFGVKVLCIEPGFFKTAVTDTELVLRGTRKVWEKLPQETKEEYGNDYPDKVTAMMKEKLTKLPDRDLMKVVSCMEHAIAALHPRTRYSPGWDAKFFWLPLSYMPTCITDYVLLKDAVLPKKSVI; this comes from the exons atgtTTCTGTACCTCCTGGGCCTGGTGGCTTTCTTATTTCTGTATCGGTGGTACAGAGAGATCAAACGAGTCCCTAATATGTCGGACAAATATGTGTACATCACCGGGTGTGACTCTGGTTTCGGGAACTTGCTCGCGAAGCATCTGGACAAGCAGGGATTCCGCGTGATTGCCTCCTGTTTCACGGAAAAGGGGGAAGAAGACTTGAAAAAGACATGCTCTGAAAGGCTGTCCACCATCCACCTGGATGTCACCCAACAGGAGAGTGttgaaaaagcagcagcttttaTAAAGGCCAAGGTTGGGGAGAAAG GCCTATGGGCTGTGGTGAACAATGCTGGGGTTTCTGTGCCATCTGCACCCTGTGACTGGCTGACCATTGAGGACTACAAGTCCATGCTGGATGTGAACCTCAGTGGGGTCATTGCCGTAACGCTAAGCGTGCTCCCTCTCATCAAGAAAGCCAGGGGCCGGGTGGTAAATGTCGCCAGTGTGTTTGGGAGGATAAGTCCATTTGGTGGCCCCTACTGCATCTCCAAATATGGTGTGGAAGCTTTTAACGACTCCCTCCG GAGGAACATGGCACCTTTTGGAGTCAAAGTCCTCTGCATTGAACCTGGCTTTTTCAAAACCGCTGTGACCGACACTGAACTTGTGTTAAGGGGTACTAGGAAAGTGTGGGAGAAATTGCCTCAGGAAACCAAAGAGGAATATGGAAATGATTATCCGGACAAAG TCACTGCAATGATGAAGGAAAAGCTTACGAAGCTCCCAGACAGGGACCTGATGAAGGTGGTCAGCTGCATGGAACATGCCATTGCCGCTCTCCATCCTCGCACCCGCTACTCGCCTGGGTGGGATGCCAAGTTTTTCTGGCTCCCGCTGTCCTACATGCCCACCTGTATCACAGATTATGTGCTTCTTAAAGATGCAGTCCTACCCAAGAAATCTGTGATCTAG